Genomic DNA from Stigmatopora nigra isolate UIUO_SnigA chromosome 17, RoL_Snig_1.1, whole genome shotgun sequence:
CCGCTGACCGACCGCGGAAAAGGCcgacaaaaataaaaggaagaCAAACCTTCCTGCGTGACGTCCACCGGGTATTGTTTTTGTGGCTCTGTTTAGGAAGGTTGAGGCGGTAGGAagccaagagaaaaaaataggacaaacTTCAAGTTCGCAGGTGCTGAGGAATAATGCTGCAATGTTGATTCAAGGTAGCTACTTTTGTCGCTTATGTCATGCAGCAATATTGGCACATGCagacacttaaaaaatgtgtaaGGAACGGCGGCCTCTACATATTTGTCTTATCTTGATTAGAAAGTACCAGAAGGTCAACAGTTGCTGATTTGGTAAACTTTGCAACTATTTGTGAAGAGTTTCTCCCATATGTAGTTAAAGCACTGTCTTGTCTTTGCATCACGGAATCTATTGAGGCGCTGGGAGGATCCGTGGATGATTTTGGGGGGTCTGGAAGCCGCCGAGGCTGTTGGCAGAAACTTCTGGAAAGACTACTTGCGGACTCAGCGCCCCCCACGCACACCCAGGCTGACGGGTAGAACTGGGGTAGGTGGCGAAGGGCCTGCCTTGCTCGACTTGTCGAGTCTGGTTGAACGTTAACCCGGCGGATTAGCACGCCGTGCAGGAATGTGGCCTTTTGTCTGAGGCCAGGTGATGTCATTGGGCTGATGAGTCACCTGACCTGGCCTGATCGAAGGAGGCATAGGTGAAGATTAGGCAACAATGCTTGGAACTCATtagacttgtataatgacaataaaagtgtcTAATTCAATTCGATGTTTCAAATCGATTGTTTAACAAACAACACAGTATTCCAACTCATTTGGTAGTGGATTTTAAACCCAAATGGGTTGGAAGGGTGATGCTGATGCTGCTAATTGTGAGTGGGAGAAGACGATTAAAAATAGACACTTGGCTGGGAGGAGAAATCCAAACACTTTGGTCTTGGAAGAATTCAGACAGACGACTGCTGATGTTTGCTGTCTGATTCCAGACGGCAGCAGACGGGACGAGCGCGCCAGCCACAAGAGCGCGCTAATCCAAAGCATACCACAAaccctcaacacacacacacacacacacacacacacgtgtatacacacacactaccaAGAACATGGAAAGAGGAGTGCCGTGTTCACCCACCAGCACACAAGCGACACATTTCGATCAAATGTCATCATTTCAAACTGCAATCTGAAAAATCTACCCAACTGCCTCATACATGCTTggatgacaattaaaaaaaacacaaataacccCTATATAAGGGgccgggaaccttttttgacagaaagagccataaacaattcatattttcaattgttatccattgagagccatactcagaatttactagaagtaaattctgagaatgtgcatttttagtcatttcactgccttaaaagtagaaaaagtcccagaattatgttgacaaaattgtcacCATGATGCTTATCcatgggatgcatgcatgcagaaaggtttaattaaaaactagaagattaaagcaactctagacatagtgtccaaattttagctcacagtttaacggagagccataagcacccatcaaaatagCCACATGCAGCTCCCGAGCCATCAGTCCCCTAACCCTGCCTTATATAATAAAACCCAAACTAACAACTTTGAAATACAGATCCCTGTTTGTGACAACCATCTTGGAAGCCATCACTCCAACAACCAAAAACTTCACTTTGAAACCCTAATACGTTTCTACTATATTCATatctaacaaaaaaacacaaataaacatacAGTAAACTCATTTACGGACACTAACTACAGGTGTTACCCTGGGAACAAGAATGAAGccttggcagccaatgagttgggACCCAGTTGTCCCAAAGCAAAACAAGTTTGCcactatttttttctgcatagcTTTTAGTTCTCATGAGCTGCACATGACTTACATTTAGTGCCTCCCCCCCTCCAACCCcactcagacacacacacacacacatatccacacacacacttcctgtTTGTCCCAGCCGGAATGCTATTGGGTGGTGGGAGTAGCTATTGAAGCAAGGGGTTGCGGGATTATTGGGTGGTGAGAGGTCTCCATGGACATCCGGCCCGGTCACGCTTAGCAGTAAAGGTAATAAAGTAGATTAATATTTGCCCAGCATTCCCTGTTACACATAGACCTcaagctgtgtgtgtgttgtggggTCAGAGGCCCTGTGTCATGGAAACTGTGTGCATGGGGCATGCGTACAAGTCAAGCCACTTTCAGAATTAGAAAGAAAAAGGACAACTCCCTCTCTTGGTGTCGCATTGGCAATACAGCATTGTTGGTTAAACAGGGGACTTATTTGTCCTCGTTTGGGAATTGGACCTGAATGCAACACACTCCAGTGTGTTCCTAAAGTCACCATATTAAAGGAAAGTGATTACCTGGTGACCAGTTCAGGTTGTTGTCGTCTTTTTACCcggctcaagcacccctgcaatgaatgaatttgcaaTTAAACATATAGTATATTCCCAGTCAAGTTTAACTATGAGCATAGAATTCATTCAGGTATTGTTTGTCAGGACTTAAAGGATTTATAGCAATGTGTTGCTGCTAAACTAACTCATGTGTACTGTAGTCTGCTGAAAGCTGtagttttccagaaaataagcaTGTTTAACCAGGTTTGGTAGTATGAAAAGTGAGAAGAGAGTCACACGATTGGACACAAAGCCACTTTATTCTGTTGGGTGCAAGTGAACCAGGCCCTGGGCTCTTACCCTTCATCGAGTGTCCCACCCTAAAACAATCTTCCTCATGACAATTTGTATAGCACATTTGGCATCAAGTCTCCAACATTTCGCATTCGTTATGGCCTCGACTTTTTTTGCACGATTATAGACACGacgcaaaagcaaaaaaaatgacaacatgacGTCACACTAAATGTTTGTCCCCCCGACCCCCGAAGGAAGAGGAACTCGGGAAATCATCTCTCCACGATGGACACTTGTCCGTCCATCCCAACGACGCAAAGCTCACCTTAAAGGAGCTGGTGTTTGATTCCAGGAAGGAAGTCCCTGCTGATAAGCGTTCATGCATTTGTCCAGACCTTCAATCTGCAGTCCTTGCCGAGTTTAGGGAACCCCGCGTGTCCTTGCCAGTGTTCCCAGTGGGCGATTGTACCCGACCAATCTCCTCCAAGGCGCTGGCCAGGGAGTCCAGGTCGGCTGAGTCTTGCTGTTGTGCTTCCCACAGGCTCAAGATCACTGATGCCGGGCTTTCATGGCAGGCAAAGTAGCCCAGGTTTCTGCAAAGTAAAAATACAACTGTCAACATCTGAAAAACGACCTCACCCttcaaatgaatgaaggaaatgAGAACATAGCATTTGgaattgtctttaaaaatggaCTCACAAGCAAGTTCTCGCAGAAGGTGACAGATCTAGTGAAGTAAAGTCCACTAGGGGACAGTGTTTCACCATAGGTTGCTATGGTAAAATTTTCTACCCCACCCCCCTTGTTCTTCCTCATCCCTACCAGTGACCACGTGTAAATATTTGCAGAAATAATTGCATAAATCAGCTTAGCGAACCCAAGAGACCCCAGACTCTTCTCCTGTCTCACTCCAGTCGTGTCATTTCTATTCCTACATTTCCCACTAGCGAGGTCATCAGCAATCAGCAGGCATTCACGCAAGTAAAGAGTGATCAGGCCCAGGTTCCCAACAGTCCGAGCGAGACCTTCCCGATGAGAATCTGGCGTGCCAAACGGAACGCCGCTCCCCCTACTAACTTGCACGCCACGGGGATCTATAATGAAATCAGCAACCTGGGCAGGACCGAAGGCTTTGGTGCCTGATGGCAGATTAGACCTGCCGGCCAGGCTGCTGCCCCTAGCCTACATTCTAAATAAGCAGTTAACCAATTCTGCTTTTCCATCTGTGTGTGAGTCCATTCAGGGTTGAAATGGGAGATTTCTCACCCGTCCACATGGAGCTTCTGGGCTAAGAGGCGCCAGTCTTTTCCCTTGGAGTTGCTGCCGTCGAACGTAGCGCTGATCCTTTGGCGGATGGAGAGCGGGATCTTGAAGGCCCGTGATCCCGTCTGGGAGGTGACGGAGCAGTCGGACTCACTCGAGATCGGGAATGCTAATTTTGCGTTCTGGAAGGGGAGGGGGAGGATaagcaaaatacaattataggAGTTCAAGGACAGTCAAAATCATGGACTGTAAACATACAATTTTTGCAGTCTCACCTCAGGTTGAACTGTGGTGTAGACCTGAAGGATTTGCTCTTCACCTTGAACCTGTCGCACGCTGATCTTACACGAGAGGGGAGACGAAGGGGATGAGGAGCTGTTGTTACGCTCCAGGGAGAAGGCACAGTGCAGGGGGCGCTGTTTGCTCCACCACACCTGACAGAAGGAGAACTCCTGAACAGGAGTATAACAAAAACATAGAGAGAGCAGAAGAAGAGTGTAAAAGTGAGAGGGACAATAAAAAGTGGGAGGAAGAGAGGACGATATATGAGATAGTTTCAAGGATTTGTTAAAATATAACCCGCAGAGTAGACAAAAGAGTCGATATCTTGTCGGTTTTACCTGGCAGGTGGTGAAAGGCTTGATGTTCCACAGCATCTGCGAGACATCCTGGATATTCACCTGCAGGCTTAGCGCGTTCCCGCGGAATGACAACACTTTGGGTTCCTCCAGCAGGCGCCCGCCTTGAACGCGCTCGCCCGCCGCCACCTCCTACCAATTCCAAATAAGGAAAATTAACGTTGGGTCAAgagagtaaaaacaaaaaggagctTGAGTCGTTACTTGGAAGGCGTGCGGCGTGTCGTCCACGCAGTAGACCCTGAGGATGAAGCCCATCGTCTTGGCGGCGTCGTGGCTTCCGAAGGCGGCCAATCGCAGGCGCTTAGCGGCGTGCGGCCGTAGGGGTTCGCCCACCAGGGCGTAGCGACCGGGATGCTCAAGCAGCATGTGGCAGCGCTGCTCTTCCAGCAGGCAGTAGCAGGAAGTGCACTCCTCCCGCACGCACATCACGTCCTGTTAGGAAGGAGAGAAAAGGTTGAGCCTACATGCGGATTTCAACGCGTGTCAAACTGTCGCCAGCCTGACTCTTAGGACAGTAGCTGCAATTACCTCCTACGGGGAGCGATAATGAAAGTGGGATTGGATGAACACCACTGACATGTTATAGATAAAGGATGCATATGCAATGCATAAATTAAATTGTTTCAGCTTGTATGGCTACATTTTGAGAAGCAGGGGTAGGCAAACCTTAGTAGTTCTCTTTTGCTATTTGTTCATAATAAGACCAGCCTGCACAATGGATATAGATAGAGTGGTGCCTTTAAGTTTGACAACTCATAACCCTAAATACTAGTATAAATataagatatttaattcattcaaatgaatgggAATGGCACATGTGTAGCAGGCTACAAAATGTTTGGGTAATGAGTTTTCTTTTAATAAGAAACATTCAGATTATAGTATGATATGTTATAAAAAAGTAAAGGAAGGAGATTCAACTATCAGTTCCAGGATTTTATCTTAACAGGAGCCAATTTGATGAAAATGAGTCTGTATATTTGAATAAAAGATGGTGGCAAATGACTTGCTTCAATGCTTCTTTggctattttgtttatttttgtggacTTAAATGAGGAACACTATTATTTCACCAATTCTGATTAGATTTTAGATATGTTGGGAGTATGGAATTTCTGAAAATCTCACTCAACGGTCCAAtggcaaaaaatgaaatgatctttgactcatttctacatttctaGGAAATCTCCATATTTGTCTTTGAGGCATCTTAAAGTTGACACATCAAGAGTACAGCAGGGAACTCTTTTGGCACTTTAATGGACGGCAGAGACCTCCAGTTGTGTTCAAAACGCTAATTCTGGGAAATTCATGGTTACATCAGATATCTTTCTCATTATCTTGCACTCCGTCGATTGATCGTAGTCTTTTGCGTGGGTGTGTGCGTATATGATGCCTCAAAGGAGACTCCTCCAGCTTGCCCCCTGTGCATGAGGCCTCGGTTGCCTTTTGATGAGGTCACGAGACCATTAAAAGAGCTCCACGATTGAGAAGGAGGTGAGTGACACGGACAGTACTGCTATGGTGAAAAGCGCGAGTTGGTTGGTGGCGAGATGGAGGATGTATTGCAAATAAGGTTAGTGTCAAAATGGATAGCTGACCTCCCACTTGCGGTCCTGCGTCTGCCTCTTCAGTCGCGGGATCCAGTGGTCGGTGGCCGCCTCAGCGCAGTGGGGCACAGTCAGGACCACGGGACAGGACAGGACCATTCCTGGTGGGCCATATGTGACGGCGGGACTCAAGAAAATCTCTGATCCTTCACCCAACGCCAAGCTATGAGTCATAACAGTAGCTTGTTATTTGCACTTTATCTTCACTTTACAATATATAACAGGATGGAGCAAGTGACTAACTGGCCGGCTTGGCTGTtatcttacatatttatatgtatatgttcattcatttgtatGGTCCCTTTATTcaataaatctaactcaaactcaagtgcagttcaaatgcagtTGCCAGATGACTGTTGAGAtgacattaaacaacattcattattCAGCATTAGATAGAAAATAGACCAAATTATTGCTTCCCTAAATCATTTTACTGGTcggtcagcaccatggacagcggtCACATCTGCTCAAACTGGACAGATGATCTACGAAGCCCTGATTCTGCTACACAAACTCAAGAGACTTCACTAAAAAAGTTGCCAAAGGTGCTATTTTGCAATGTACATGCTCTGCCAACAATAAAGCAGTAGGTTAAATTCGTCCAATCCCAGCAATTCAAGTGGCAGgtgtgacctctgtccatggtgctgaccgACGAAAAGTCTGGTCACGCATAATGACAGTCATTACAGTTGATTTCAATGAATGagttaacattattattatgtattaatgTTCCTCCAATGTCTTTTGTAGATTTATTCCATTTAAATTCTGGCATATAGCAGCATTTCCTGGTCAATTGGTGTCTCACACAACAACAGTGACTGAGCCTGACATATCGGAGATTCTTGAGCATGTGAAAGTGAGCTCggaagaaaagaaatgaaatccCATTTCGCCATCCTGCAGGACTTTCCCCCGCCTATGGGCTGATagtgtttgattgacagctcgGTGCCGCGACTCCGGCAGCTTCCTTAAGCAGCAAAGTGCACGCGCCTTATCACAGTGCTGCACAACGCAGTGCAGAAGAAGCGAGTCGAGGCTCAAAGGTGGCTAAAGCCAGAGGGGCATGTCATCATCTCTTGGTCACTTATTACCTTCAAAGCTCCCCGAGATGACGCCGAACTGGCCGAAAATGCAACTAAATAAAACCCTGGCAACCATAAACTTGACCAACAAAGACAAGATGACAAACTAACCATTGAATAACACAAATAATTAACAGACAAAGTCAGTACAAACTACCTGCTGTCCTCCTGGTTGACGATGACGCTGGTTTCCCATGTAATGTCATTAGCGATCCCTCCGACGGGCACCAGAAGACTCACACCTGTGCACAGCATTGGTATTATTAGCATTCGTGACCTACAGAACATTATCATTGACACAtgaatttccattttaaaaaaaattattgaagGATTACTTAACTAAATATCAATAGTAGTAATGCGGAACTGGAATGCATCTCTTTGTACAATGTACAATAAAGTATGTATTTGTatctacaataacaataaagcattcaattcaattcaaacttagaataaatatagaaaattaaattgaaaaaaaaatatattaagcaCATTAACTGTAACCTGCAGCAATGATATTGTTTTCAAGTTAAAAAATGTTCCGGACGAATTCATTTATGTTTTCCTTCAAATCTTTTTATCTCATTAAAGAAAAGCATCATCTtcaaatttgagtgtgtttccCCACTGTTGATGTTTCTGTGCTTTCCAAAACCGAGGAGGCTAATTGAGGCGTTTGCGAGAAGGCCAAAGCTGTCGGCTTTCATCTATGGAGTGAATGAGAAATGAATGTTCTCGCTGGATGGATGACATTTTCACATTCTTGCTGCGGGCCAATAACGACAAGGTCAAGCATTTCCAAAATGCCCGCCTCGCTGGCAAAGTgttcttgtgatttttttgttttggcctGGGGACAAAAAGGAGCTCAGAGCGAGACGAGAAGGGGGATGCTTGGAAAGAAGGTATGGATGAGAGAAGGAAGTGAGAAAATGAAGTTTCGGAAagcaagaagaagaaatgtTGGCTATAAAAAGTGGGGTACCTGTGTTTGGCACCACCAGGCGTCCTCCTGCGTGCCCCAACATGGCTGTGGCTTTGTGTCTTGGCCTAATGGCGGGTGCCAGAGCCCCCTGTGAGCCAAAGAAGCTCCTCTCTCCGCGGCTCAGCGTGGCGCCCACCACGACACCGCGATAGTCTGGAGAGAGACCTCTTGGGAACGTCTGGGGGTGAAAGTCAGAACCCTCCGACCCTGCGTGCATAAGTGAGTACTTAAGTAATGTAACCGAGTCAATGAGAAGGCAGTAATAATTAGGCCAGTTAGTCTCACATTAATCAAGAACTACATTGCTTATTTACCAGTGAATAAATAATAAGCTTGTGTAAGAGAGTGAGATTATTGTCATGTTATGAAGAGCAGATCTGAGAGGGTCTCACCTTTCATCTTAATAACCGGGAGAGGGTCCAAAAGCTCCTTGTCCATGGCATCATGGAAGCACATGGGACTCGTGTATGTGCGAGACACGCTTAGGTCGGGCTGTAGCGACGAGTGGATCAGCAGAGTGTTCCCTGCGgaaagacatttattttgtaGTTTAGGACATGCCTGTCCAGACTTGGGCCCACTGCCCATTTCTTATTGGCcgcagaaaatgattaaaatttcATTGGATTCTTTTATACTTGTCAGTTTTAACACTAGACGGAACTAGTCACTTAAAAAGGGCCTCCATTGGACAAGGAGTCAAAATCTGACATGTTGAAATTAGCTTAGGAATTGGCAAAGATATAAGAACGCATTTAAAAAGCCAAACTTTTTGGTCCAATTTTAAGTTGCATCCTTTGATGTTAAAGAGGTTTGGACACCCCAGTTTTAAGAATAACTAAAATTAACTTAGAAAATAGGCTACCTACTATGAGTCAGTATTTTAGAATAGTAGTattgcattttgacatttttttttaatagagtgACAATGCACCATTGCATGAATAGCATCGCTATAAAGGCACTTATAATTTAGAGAAGCAAAAGTGGTCACAGCAGCCAACATTTCCTGCAGCCGTCTTGCCGTAATATAATAACAACTCTGCTaactttgtaaaacaaatttacATTAAGAATCACACATGCATACAATAAAAGATTAAACAGCATGCATGAATTATTCATATGAACCCACATTCATGATTCATACAGATACTGTAAAGCACATAGACATAACTTTAAATCACTCCATTCTTTATGGTAATTCTATCTTGGAATACATAAACCTACTGTATATGTATGCTTATGTACATGTGGCATTAGTGTCACCTTGGCGTGACGTCTTGAAGTTGAAGGACTGGAACCCTCCGGAGAGGGCGGATGAGTCGATGACATCTACTCCGTAGTCTCGGCGGCTTCGGCGGTATACGGTGACGCCCACGATCAGCAGCGCCACTGTGGCCGCGCCCGCCGCTAGGCCGGAGTAGAGCGCCACGTCACTTCCACCGCCATTGCCGATGCTGCCGACGCCGCCAACTCCATTCTCCACAacacctaaaaacaacaacagcaattgTGTTTACTAATGCCTActaattgattcattcatttattattgcttaaagtaactaaatacaaataagTAAGTAATGAGTAATTTTGGAAGTAGCTCTTATATGCCATTAGTATCCACTAATACTAAAAGAAATAGCAGATATTTAGTTTCCAACCACAGCTTGCCCTTTGCCAATATggttaacaataacaaaatgccattaaaaaagcattggtaaaagaaaaaaaacagcaaacaagGAGGAAAATTATGAGTTCGTTTGAGTTTTATTCCGCTGTGTGTTTTTGAAAGTGCTCATTTGGCAGCTATGTTTTCGATATATGGGCCGTTACTTCAAATGTACGTTAAACAGTCAAATCAGCTGGGATTccacattttttgaaaaaagatCTTGACCTAgcttttttttgatgaaaactgGAAAAAGCAGGCCAGCCAATGCCAATTTGTATCCTCTGCTTGCATAAGTGATGTGCCAAGCTAATGTACTAATGTTGTATAATTGCACACACTGTGGACTCAATGGGGGCATCAGGCTTGACaccaaaatgaacaaacataaaaaaacaagaacattttgTCCGTAGAGAGAATTTTAAGTATCCAATTTTAAATGGagatcattcatttatttatgatcTGCCATATCAGGTAGGACCAAGTCATTGTAGTACTTCATCTCTACATTCAGGAGAGAATGCAGTAATTGGtattacagaccaaaaaaatagtattaaggCAAAACCAGTAATAAAATAAGATGCCTTAGAAAGTTAGGAATTGAATAAGTTATGAGAGTAAACAAGTTGTTGGATCTGGATAGACAAAAAGAACTTGAGGTGGTTGCTAGTTGGGTTGTTAAGGAATCACCACAAGGGTTGTGTACAATAATGTCTTTGTATGTGAAATATGCAATGACAAAAGTCTATTTTGGTCCAAGCAGAAACGAGGACCAAGGACAAAACATTGAGCACGCGCATGGGGCTGCTGGCTTGTTACGTGAAGATAACAAGATCCAAGTGGGAAAGTGGGAAAAATCCACTCAGCAAGAAGGAGtgcaaaaatgggaaaaataacaaaagcacATTAACATTTTTCCACTGGCAGGTTAATTGAGGGCTCGCCAAGTTTGGGACAAACTAACAAAGCCAAGACAAAGTGAGGAGGAGTCATAGCAAAGACTCCTAAGCCTCATTTGGACTTAAAGTCCCAAAAAGTTTTCGGTCTTGGAACTTCTTAGTACtgcaaaaaagaacaaaaaatactCTAATTTGTACAGATTTGTCCCTATACAGATTCCGACATCCCGTGTGGTATCGGCCTATGTACAGAAAGTCTTGGGAAGGGTGATAAAAAGCATATTATTTCTTAGTACTCTCCGATACTGGTAACAATCCACTATAATTGTTATCAACATGATGACTTTAACACACTTATACTAAAACTCACCTTGTGGTTTGGCATCACGTAGCAGTTTTCcatctgaaaacaaaacaaaaatttgaaCCATGTATTAATATAGTACAAGACTGCTCCCTCATCTTGTTCTGTCTGTTCTGTTACACTTTTGTATTGCAACTCTTACTTTGCGTGCAGAGGCCTCCAGTGCAGTTGTCGGTAGCCAGCGCCACACCGTCACACAGCCGTCCCCCATGTTTAGGTTCGGGTGCCGTACACTCACGACTCTTTCTCCTCTCGCAATCGCCATCGCATGCCGACCACTCGGTCCACAGGCCCCAGCCTCCGTCCACTGGGCAGGTCGTAACCACCACAACACAAACATTTAAGCAAATGCGACGCCACATCAATCTTTTCGAGTCATGGCTAGCTCACCTGGACACGGCGAAGTGCAAGCGTTTTTCTGCACAGACGTTCCGTCGCAAAAGGATCCGCCATTGAGAGGCGCCGGATTGGTGCACGTGCGTGAACGTTTGTGGACGCCGCGGCCGCAGCGTACGTTGCACGCCGACCAATCGCTCCACGACGACCAACCGCCATTTACTGCAAGACATTATATTATAATGACTTTAGAGTACATACAATATACATGAGGTAGTTTAGAAGTGTAGGGACATTACATATGCAAATAGGGTACATTTTTCCGCTTTTTTGATAGATGGGAAATGTAATGGTTagcaccaatgttccctctaattttacGTTGGTTTggtgggcagaaagacaacctccctaagcgcactgagtaccagtgtgggcgacatcatcattgctcgctatggacacacctgccataagcaggtgcatgtcaatgttccctctaatttttcatgtaaaatatgctgtaaaacacaaaaaaaaaacataagagtggactgCTGCCACTGACTGCCGCATAAACGGTGTCATCATGGggaaagaggtaaaaaa
This window encodes:
- the LOC144210340 gene encoding netrin receptor UNC5D-like, which codes for MGRRSTGRATLAAVWLLPLIVILLPSAVLGRGSRGESQQHGASGTLPRFVEEPVDAYIIKSNPIKLRCQARPALQIFFKCNGEWVHQSQHASREHTDLGTGLKIREVMINVSRQQVEDFHGPEDYWCLCVAWSHLGTSKSHKASVRIAYLRKNFEQDPQGLEVPLSGMIVLHCRPPDGVPAAQVEWLKNDEALNVGSSVMDAKGDHRLVISQAQLSDSGNYTCVASNIVAKRRSSTAAVIVFVNGGWSSWSDWSACNVRCGRGVHKRSRTCTNPAPLNGGSFCDGTSVQKNACTSPCPVDGGWGLWTEWSACDGDCERRKSRECTAPEPKHGGRLCDGVALATDNCTGGLCTQNGKLLRDAKPQGVVENGVGGVGSIGNGGGSDVALYSGLAAGAATVALLIVGVTVYRRSRRDYGVDVIDSSALSGGFQSFNFKTSRQGNTLLIHSSLQPDLSVSRTYTSPMCFHDAMDKELLDPLPVIKMKGSEGSDFHPQTFPRGLSPDYRGVVVGATLSRGERSFFGSQGALAPAIRPRHKATAMLGHAGGRLVVPNTGVSLLVPVGGIANDITWETSVIVNQEDSSLALGEGSEIFLSPAVTYGPPGMVLSCPVVLTVPHCAEAATDHWIPRLKRQTQDRKWEDVMCVREECTSCYCLLEEQRCHMLLEHPGRYALVGEPLRPHAAKRLRLAAFGSHDAAKTMGFILRVYCVDDTPHAFQEVAAGERVQGGRLLEEPKVLSFRGNALSLQVNIQDVSQMLWNIKPFTTCQEFSFCQVWWSKQRPLHCAFSLERNNSSSSPSSPLSCKISVRQVQGEEQILQVYTTVQPENAKLAFPISSESDCSVTSQTGSRAFKIPLSIRQRISATFDGSNSKGKDWRLLAQKLHVDGNLGYFACHESPASVILSLWEAQQQDSADLDSLASALEEIGRVQSPTGNTGKDTRGSLNSARTAD